A region of the Flavobacteriaceae bacterium MAR_2010_188 genome:
CATTTTTAAGGATTTGAGTTACAATACTTTTTTAAAGTGGAATGTAAGCCAAATTTTGTGCCGCAACTTATTCCGCAAGGAATTTTATACCTCCTGTGATAATATTGGAACTGAATTTGGTATCGTTCAGATTATAAAAATGGGAAGAAGGATATAAAGTAAATTTTGTACTCATATTATTCAAATAACTTTGGTCTCTCTCTATTATTGTATTGACAAATTTTCTAAATTCGAGTTGTTAATAAAAGGCTAAGATTAAAAACTGCTAGGATGATTTATCTGTTTTAATTTGTTATTATAATCCCAAAAGATGGTTCTAAAATATATAATTATAGGGAGTTTCGTTTCGATGGTTTTATTGATTCTTTCCTCCGCGGGTATACAAATAATTGAATCACCGGATTTTCGATGCGATTGTTCTGAGTTTGAAATTGAGAATAATTGGGCAGAATCGAATAATATCACCTGTTATAGAATTCCTGTGAGTCAAACTTTCAATAATATTAGTACGGGCAAAATAAGTTTAGCCGTCATTGTTGCAAAGAAAACGGGCAATACAAAAACAGAGCCTCTGCTGTATCTGCATGGAGGTCCAGGTCTTTCAACTTTATCTAATGCAAAAAAATATTTAACGAGTAACGCATTTATAGCGTTACGGGAAGAACAGGATTTGATTATGTTCGATTACCGGGGCACAGGTTATTCAGAACCATCGTTGTGTGAAGATTTATTGGATTCACTTAAAATTTACAGAAAAACAAATCCCTCGGCAGAAGCTTTTCAAAAAAAGAGGATTGAACTTTATCTGCAATGCAAGAACTCCCTACCCCAAAAGAGAATTGATATAAATTCATTTAGTTCATTTCAATTAGCGGCAGATGCGGAGGCCGTTCGCGAAGCCTTAGTGATAAAACAATGGAATGTTTATGGGGTATCCTATGGAACATTGGTAGCACTCCACTATATCAAAAATTTTCCGGAGAATCTAAAGAGTATTATTCTTGATTCACCATTTCCTCCTAACGTCTCCAGTTTTGATTATGTGCACCCGATGAATGAAACGTTACAACATATGCAACGTAAAATAAAGGCAAACCCTAGCACTGCTGCAAAATTTCCCGATATAATAGGCGATTTTTCCAAAACCGCCAATCGTCTTAATGAAGATCCAATTAAAATAGACGACGATTATTTTAACGGTGATGACTTTGCCCAGGCCATGCTCATTGCATTCTATAAAACCAAGGTAGTACCTCTTATTCCCTTAGCCATGCATGAGTTTGCAAAAGGAAACGTTGACCAATTAAAACCATGGATAGAAAACCTATCCTCATCGGAAGA
Encoded here:
- a CDS encoding Pimeloyl-ACP methyl ester carboxylesterase, which encodes MVLKYIIIGSFVSMVLLILSSAGIQIIESPDFRCDCSEFEIENNWAESNNITCYRIPVSQTFNNISTGKISLAVIVAKKTGNTKTEPLLYLHGGPGLSTLSNAKKYLTSNAFIALREEQDLIMFDYRGTGYSEPSLCEDLLDSLKIYRKTNPSAEAFQKKRIELYLQCKNSLPQKRIDINSFSSFQLAADAEAVREALVIKQWNVYGVSYGTLVALHYIKNFPENLKSIILDSPFPPNVSSFDYVHPMNETLQHMQRKIKANPSTAAKFPDIIGDFSKTANRLNEDPIKIDDDYFNGDDFAQAMLIAFYKTKVVPLIPLAMHEFAKGNVDQLKPWIENLSSSEDYGKTNDIQGALIDCYECKARKPQYTPDSLQVSFPYLATLAEKDYKKLCEIFRPERPLENYYESVKSNLPVLVLSGEFDPGMPPSFGQATIESLTNSTFVVIPNASHAAMHYNECSLNIVESFLKNPLEILDLGCIENIDELEFATDNLEEELKELIAKEN